One Chlamydiales bacterium genomic window, AGAGTTTCCCGGGTTCTTATCCGGGTGATATTTCAAGGCCATCTTGCGGTAAGCTTTCTTAATCTCATCCTGAGAAGATCCTTTGGAGATCCCTAAAATCTCATAATAATCCATAACTTTTTGGTTCATCGGTTACGGTATTTAGCAGCTGCTTTGGATTTTGCACGTTTTTTCACTGAGGGTTTGTCATAAAAACGATGCGCCTTAGCTGCTTTCATGACGCCTTCTTTATCAATCTTTTTTTTCAACGCTCTAAGAGCCTTGTCTATGGTTTCTCCTATACGAACTTTTACAAATGGCATACTTCTTATCCCTATACAAATAAAGTTTTCTTCGCAATGAGGAGAATTTTATCAAGAGACTAATTACCTTGCAAGCCTCTGCATTTTTTAAAATCTCTTTAGAATAGAAATTCAACTAAACAGTCTCTCGCAAATATAGCATTTGCAAATCTTTTTTTTTTACAAAAACTGGATGAGTGATAAGAGAAATAGGATCGGGATTTCTTTCAATTTGATTTGGAAAGGAGAAACGTTGAAGGTTTGGACCCACAATCACTCTATTTCCCTTTAAGACATGAGGAAAATCATTTTGAGACACAAGGCGTGGTGCCTCTCCTGGAATCAGGATAAATGCACCTCCAATTTTTGCATCAATAAACGCTACCTCGTCCTTCTGATTCGTAAAGCCATATAGAGAACATAATCCAGTAAGAGGTAATTGTTTAGGGAAAGCAATCCCTTTCGCTGCTGCCACACCAACTCGTATACCTGTAAATGAACCTGGCCCAACTACAACCGCCACTTCTTCTAAATCACTCGGTGTTAAGTTAAGTTTTTGAAATCCAGATTGGATTGCGGGAAAGAGAAAAGAAGAGCTCTGAAAACCAAAAGGCAGAGCTAAATTCAAAAGAATATTAACCCCTTCAGCAAAAGCAACAAAAGATCTTTCGTGGCTAGTGTCTATAATGAGTTTCTTCATAAACTATTAGGGATTTTTCTAATCTTTTAATCTTATTAACAAAATAATATAGTATGGTAATCTAAAAATTAGATTAAAGAAAAAAACCTCCCTTGCTTTCATAGGAGGCCATTTGATAGACTTTTTGGGTTGATTTTTAGCGAGGTTGGACAATTGGAAAAAAAGCAACAATTACCTATTGAAGCTGAATTAGAAGAAGCGATTGAAGATTCCTTAGAAGAACAACAGAGACCTAAAAGACATTTTCCTGAGGAATTATATATTTTGCCGATCAATAGGCGTCCATTTTTTCCTGGAATGGCGGCTCCTATCCTTATTGAACCCAATCCTTATTATGAAGTTCTTAAAAACATCGCAAAATCTGATCAGAAATATATTGCTCTCGTTCTTACGAAAAAAGAAAATGCAGATATCTATAAGGTCGGTTTTTCTGGGCTTTATCGCATTGGTGTCTTAGCTCGCATTCTGCGTATCATTCCTATGGAAGGAGGAGGCGGAGCCCAAGTGGTCCTGAATATGGAAGAGCGTCTTGAAATTACAAAATTAGTGAAAGGGAAACACTTAAGAGCAAAAATCCTCTACCATCCCGATTCGAAAGAGATCACCGATGAGCTCAAAGCCTATTCGATTAATATCGTCTCAGTCATTAAAGAACTTTTAAAACTCAATCCTCTTTTTAAAGAAGAACTACAGATTTTTCTTGCCCATTCAGATTTTACTGAACCAGGAAAACTCGCTGATTTTGCTGTTGCACTAACAACAGCTACTCGCGAAGAACTGCAACAAATTCTTGAATCTTTCGATATGTCTACCCGTATTGACAAAGCACTTGCTTTATTAAAAAAAGAACTCGATTTAAGCCGATTGCAAAGTAGTATTAACCAAAAAATTGAAGCCACAATTACCAAAAGTCAAAAAGATTATTTCCTTCGTGAACAGCTAAAAACAATCAAACGTGAATTAGGCATAGAGCGTGAAGAAAAATCTATTGATAGTGAGAAATTTGAAGCACGACTGAAAAAAAGAGATGTTTCAGTTCCAGCGATGGAAACTATTCAAGAAGAACTTGATAAACTGCAAACACTTGATTCTGCTTCAGCTGAATATACTGTTTGCCGTAATTATTTAGATTGGTTGACAATTATGCCATGGGGCATTAACAGCAAAGAACGAGATGATCTAAAAAAAGCTGAAGGAGTCTTGCATAGAGACCATTACGGACTCGACGAAATTAAACAACGAATTTTAGAATTAATTGGGGTAGGAAAACTCACGGGTAGTTTAAAAGGAAGCATTATTTGTCTCGTAGGACCACCTGGATGTGGGAAAACCAGTATTGGAAAAAGTATTGCGCGTGCATTAAATCGAAAATTTTTTCGTTTTTCAGTAGGAGGCATGCGCGATGAAGCAGAAATTAAAGGACATCGTCGTACCTATGTAGGAGCTATGCCAGGAAAACTAGTTCAAGCGCTTAAAAAATGCCAAACTATGAATCCTGTGATCATGATTGACGAAGTAGATAAAATGGGGGTCAGTTATCATGGTGATCCATCAGCTGCTCTTCTTGAAGTGTTGGATCCTGAACAAAATCGCGATTTTTTAGATCATTACCTTGATGTTCATGTAGATTTATCCAATGTCCTTTTTATTGTGACTGCAAATGTTCTGGATACGATTTCTGAACCACTCCTGGATCGAATGGAAGTCTTGCGTCTTTCTGGTTATATCATGGAAGAGAAAATACAAATTGCTCAAAAATACCTTATTCCTAGAAATCGTAAGCAAATGGGATTAAATGCAAAAGATATCATCTTCACACCCGACACACTGCGTACGATTATTAATGGTTATGCACGCGAAGCAGGAGTACGCAGTCTAGAAAATTATATTAAAAAAATTTTACGCAAAGTCGCTCTTGAAATTATCCGAGAGATAGAAAAAGGGAAACGCAAAAAACCATTCAAACGAGTCATAAAAAAAAGTAATCTGGCTGAATATTTAGGTAAACCCATTTTCTTAAGCGACCGTTTTTATGAGCGTACTCCTGTAGGGGTAGCAACTGGACTTGCATGGACATCTCACGGAGGAGCCACTCTTTATATTGAAGCAATTAAAACTGCTTCAGATGAGACTGACATGAATCTAACAGGACAAGCAGGTGAGGTGATGCGTGAATCCTCCCAGATTGCGTGGAGTTATCTTCATAGTGCGATTCATAAATATGCTCCCGGATATACTTTTTTTGAAAAATCTCAGGTTCACATCCATATTCCTGAAGGAGCAACTCCCAAAGATGGTCCTTCAGCTGGGGCAACCATGGTAACAGCTCTTCTCTCTCTTCTCATCGACACACCAGTATTGGATAATCTTGGAATGACTGGAGAAATTACTTTAACAGGTCGTATTTTAGGTGTGGGAGGGATTCGAGAAAAGTTGATTGCAGCCCGTCGTTCTGGATTAAATATTTTAATTTTTCCCAAGGATAACACACGTGACTATGATGAACTTCCTGATTATCTAAAAAAAGGACTTCGAGTCGAATTTGTTGACCACTATGATGACATCTATCATATGGCATTTCCTGAGGTTGAGAAATGATCGCTTGGAAAGAATATAGCCAAAAAAAAGTGATCCATCCTGAAAATCTTGATCGGCATATTTCAACGATACGCAACTGTAATCAAACGATTGCTTCTATTAATGGATCTTTCGATCTACTTCATGCAGGCCACTTGCATATTCTGTTTGAGGGCTCAAAAAAAGCAGATATTTTCATCGTAGCTGTAAATAGTGATGAGTCTGTCGGCAAATACAAAGATCCTGACCGTCCCATTATTTCTCTTAACTATAGGATAGAAATGTTGACGGCACTCACCTTTGTAGATTATGTGACTTGGTTTCATGAAGCTGATTCTCGAGCTATTCTTGAAATCATACGCCCGAATATTCATATCAACGGTGAAGAATATGGTGAAGAATGTATTGAAGCAGGTGTTGTCAAGCAGTATGGAGGAATTCTCCATCTTGTGCCTCGTATTCCCGGGTTAGCAACTTCTCAAATCATTCAAAAAATCAGAGAGTTACAAGCAGATACATGCGTCTAATTTGTACGATTAAATCTAATGAGACCCATGAAGATCCTTTTGTATTTTCACACTATTTGATCAGTCAAGGTATCGATAATGAATGCCAAAAAATTTCTGATACTACCTACTGTATTTGGGTCTACGAAGAAGATCAAATCGAAAAAGCCCAGGCTCTTTATCAAGCTTATCACACTCAGCCTGATGATCCTCGTTACAAAATGATCGTTACAGATCAAAAAAAGAAAAGACATAGTGAAACAAAGCTTAATGTCTCTTCTCCTAGGCGACACTTACTCTCACCCGCCCCCTATGGGCGTGTATCTATTTTGATTTTGCTAACTATTATTCTCCTCTTTGTTTGGACTCAAATTGAAAAAGGCACCCCAATCTCTCCAAAAATTCCAGGTATTATCCAAGCTCCTATCCTTGCTCCAATTGAGCAACAACTCGTCTACGATTATCCTCCTTATTTTTTAGAAAGAGATCGGCTACTTTCTCTCTATTCTCCTGAGGAGATCGCAAACAAGCAAGTCCCCTCGATTGAAGCACGTCAAATAATTCAAAAACTACGTCATTCAACAGCATGGATGGGAATTTATGAGCGCATTGTGACGCATATTCTTCATCCAAAAGAGAAATTATCTTCTGCAGTTGCAATGTTTGTAAAAATTTCTCAAGGAGAAATTTGGCGGATTATTTCGCCCATTTTTCTTCATTTTGATCTTCTCCATATTTTCTTCAATGCTCTTTGGTTTATTTTACTGGGTAACCAAATTGAACAACGTTTGGGTGGATGGCGATATCTTCTCTTTATTGCCTTGACAGGAGGTCTATCTAATACCAGTCAATACTTAATGAGTGGTCCTTTCTTTATGGGACTTTCAGGAGTCATCTGTGGGATGGCTGCATTTATTTGGGCAAGACAAACAGTAGCACCATGGGAAGGATATCTTCTTCATCGATTTACTCTGATTTTTCTAGCCATTTTTGTCTTGGCCATGTTTTTTCTTCAAATCACCTTCTTTTTTGTAGAAATTCTTGGAAAATTTGAATTTTCAATCGGCATCGCAAATACAGCTCATCTCACAGGAGCTCTCACTGGTTACTTGCTTGGACGTCTCTCCCTTTTTTCACATAGTAGAAATAAACGACCTAAGTAAGCTACTCATCTGAAAAAGAATCAAGAAAAGATTGAACACAACTGTTTAATCTTAAACTAGATTTAAATAGGCTGGTCAGGGTATAAATTTTATTAAAAACATAAGAATCATTCTTAAAAATGCAGATAATAAACTATTTTAAATGAGCTCTTTGACATCTCCGCTTTCCCCTTCAACTAGACCTACAATGGAGAGTACAAATGCTGTTAATAGCGCTCTCGATAGAACAAAGAAATATGAATTAGGAAAAGCCATTACAATGGCTGTCATTCCCTTACTCTTTCTACTGTCATTATTATTCTTAGCAGTCAGTCAAGGAGGGTATATGCATCCTATTTCAGGGTTGATTCCTTTTCCTTTTATGTTGATTCCTTATCTAGGGTTTAAAATTCTCAATTATCGCATCAATAAAATTCTTCAAAAGAGTGATATCACTCCAGAAGATTATCAAGCATATCTTGAAGACAAGCGAAAGGCAAGCGAAGTAAAACCTCCATTAAATCCCAAAGTGCATGAAAAGAACTAAACAATTTTTGTATTCTATAAAACGAATCAAGTATTCTTAACTGTATGAGTGTAAGAGATCTTATCATTCTAGGTTCATCAAGCCAACAACCCACTCGAAAGAGAAACCATGTTGCTTCTCTTTTTCGTTGGAATGGAGAAGGGTTGCTTTTTGATCCCGGAGAAGGAACCCAACGCCAGTTTATTTTTGCTAACATCACCCCTACATGTGTCACTCGAATCTTTGTCAGCCATTTTCACGGAGACCACTGTTTAGGACTTGGTTCGATGTTAATGCGTTTGAATCTTGATAAAGTATCACACCCTATCCATTGCTATTATCCTGCTTCTGGGAAAAAATACTTTGATCGCTTGCGATATGGAACTATTTATCATGAAATCATTCGTGTAATTGAGCATCCTGTTTCTGAAGAAGGTTTGGTTGAAGATGACGGAGTCTTTCGTATTGAAGCTGTTTTTCTGGATCATGGTATAGAAAATATTGGTTGGCGAATTACTGAAGCAAATCAAAGGAAATTTATACGAGAAAAACTGAAATTATTTTCTATCGAAGGCCCTCTCGTTAAAGAATTGGAAAAAAAACAGATTCTCAACATTCACGGAAATAGAGTAAGCATTGATGATGTAAGCTATATTCGTAAAGGAGAGAGTATTGCTGTGGTTAGTGATACCCGTCCTTGTTCCGGTGCAATCGACATTTCACGAGAAGCTCTTCTTCTTCTTTGTGAGAGCACCTATCTTGAAATACATCGTCACCTTGCTGAAAAATACTATCATCTCACAGCAAAACAGGCAGCGATGATCGCCAAAGAGGCCAAAGTCAAACAACTCATCTTAACCCATTTTTCCGCTCGCTATCTCAATAGCCAATGGTTTGAAAAGGAGGCAAAGGAGATCTTTTCTAATGTCACGGCAGCTGAAGATATGGATGTCTTTTCGCTCTCTCGCAATGATCATGGATTGACAAAATGACCTGCTTTTATCAACCTACATTACAATCTATCGAACAAAGAACTCGGGGAATCGATGATTGAAATAGCCTACCGTTTTTTACATTATTTACGAACTATGAAAAATGCTTCCGAACACACCGTTCGCAATTATGCAATTGACTTGAATTCTTTAAAAAATTTTCTTGAAAGAGATCTTCTTCCTGAAAAACGTTCTCAAAAGATTGATTTTAATCGTAATGAATATGAAAGAAATGCCCAAAATGAGCCTCTTTTATCTATAGAAAAAATTGATCGAAATACCTTGCGCTACTTTTTAGCCAGTTTAAATGAGAAGAAAATAGGGAGAGCAACTCTTGTACGTCGCCTTTCTTCTTTACGGACTTTTTTTAAATTTTGTGTCCAACAAAAGTATCTTACGATCAGTCCGGCTGAGCATCTTGAAAGCCCTAAAATGCAAAAACGCCTCCCTTTTTCTCTCTCTTATAGTCAAATTCAACACCTTTTTGAACAACCCGATATAAACTCTTATTTAGGATTTCGTGACCGCTCTATTATGGAACTCTTTTACAGCTCAGGTTTGCGTGTCAGTGAACTGGTATCACTTAACCATCATCAATTTGATCCTGTATCACTTCTTCTTCGAATCAAAGGAAAAGGGAAGAAAGAAAGGATTATGCCTATCACAAAAAATGCAGCTGATTGGATAGTGTCATACCTTGAACATCCAGAACGTCATAAAAATATAGATGGTCATCTTGCTCAAATTGACTCTGAAGCGATTTTTCTTAATCGTTTTGGAACGCGTCTCAGTAGCCGCTCTGTAGAGAGGAATTTTGATAAATATTTAAAAACTAGTGGATTAGAAAAAAAAATTACTCCCCATACTATTCGCCACACTATTGCAACACATTGGCTAGAAAATGGCATGGATTTAAAAACGATTCAACTCCTCCTTGGTCATGCATCTCTTGCAACTACAACAATTTATACTCATGTTTCGCCTAAACTTAAAAAAGAAGTCTACGATAAGACTCATCCTCGTGCTTAAGGCTTACTTGTTTCCTATCCTTTGATTTGGTACTCTTTTTGCTATGAGCATTCATCTCGATAATATTTCAAAGAGTTTTGGACATCGGGTCCTTTTTAATCATGTCTCTGTCACTTTTCAACCAGGCAATCGTTATGGGTTAACAGGACCAAATGGTGCGGGCAAATCTACACTTCTTCAAATTATTATGGGTGAAATTGAGCCTACAGATGGTGTGGTTAATCTTCCTGAAAAAGTAGGCATATTAAAACAAAATATTGAAGATTTTCGAAATACGATGGTTCTTGATGTTGTGATTATGGGTAATCTTCGTCTGTGGCAAGCTATGAAAGAGCGCGATCAACTTTACGAAGAAGAAATCACAGATGCCATTGGAATGCGATTGGGTGAATTAGAGGAGATTATTGCGGATGAAGAGGGCTATATGGCTGAACCAAATGGTGAAGAGCTCCTAACAGGGATTGGAGTTCCTCCTGAACTGCATCGGTTAATGATGCATGCGATTCCGAGTGATATGCAGTTTCGTGCTCTTCTATGTCAAGCTCTTTTTGGAAATCCACAAGCTTTGCTACTCGATGAACCCACCAATCATCTTGACCTTGATTCTATTGGTTGGTTGGAAAATTTTTTTCATCACTATACAGGAACTCTAATTGTAATTAGCCACGATCGACATTTTCTTAATGCAGTCACGACACATATTGCAGATATTGATTACGAAACGCTCATTGTCTATCCAGGTAACTACGATCAAATGTTACTTACTAAAACTTCAATAAGGGAGAAAAGTGAATTTGAAAATCGCTCAAAAGAAAAAAAAGTTGCAAAATTAAGGGAATTTGTAGCCCGTTTCTCAGCAGGAACTCGTGCTTCGCAAGTACAATCACGATTACGTGAAATTGAACGATTACAACCTCAAGAGCTAAAAAAATCGAATATCCAGCGTCCTTATATCCGTTTTATTCCTTCAGAAAAGCTTCCTGGAAAAATCATTTGTAAAATTGAAAAAATTGCTAAAAGTTATGATGATCTACAGGTAATCAAAAATTTCTCTCTTGAAATCCATCAAGGTGACAAAATTGGAGTCATTGGAAACAATGGAAGGGGAAAGACCACATTAATTAAAATGATTGCAGAGATCTTAAAACCTGATCAAGGAAAGATTGAATTTGGCCATCAAGTACTCAAAAGCTATTTTCCTCAAAACCACTCAGATCTAGTTTCTCACGACAGCCACCATACTGCCTTCGAATGGCTCAGTGAAAAAAAACATGGACTGTACAATCAAGATATTCGTGGAGCACTCGGTAAAATGTTATTTAGTGGGGATGAGGCTTTTAAAAAAGTTGCGACTCTTTCTGGTGGAGAGAGGGCTCGCCTAATCCTCGCAGGGATGATGCTCGAAGAACACAATTTTATTATTTTAGATGAACCTAATAGCCATCTTGATTTAGAAGCCGTCTCTGCTCTTAGTTGGGGACTGGCAGAATATAAAGGAACAGCGATTGTAGTGAGTCATGATAGAGAACTCATTAGCCATTTTGCGACTAAAATTATTGCATTTGAAGCAAATGAGATTTGTTACTTCGATGGCAACTTAGATCAATATCTAGCGAGATAATTGTGAATTCCAAAGAAAAAAAAAATCTAATTGCGTTCCATATTAGAAAAATCATCGACATTCTGGGATTGGATACCAACGATCCTTCGATAGATCAGACACCCAACCGTGTTGCAAAAATGTATGTGGACGAAGTGTTTAGCGGATTAGATCCAGCCAACTACCCTAAAATGTCCTTTCATCAAGGACAGAGCAACAGTAAAATGGTTTTAATAAAAAATATTTCCTTAATTAGCTTTTGTGAACATCACCTAGTGCCGATGATTGGGATAGGACATATTTCATATCTTCCTAAAATGGGAGTGCTTGGTCTTTCCAGTCTCCATCGAATCGTTCGTTTTTATGCAAAACAACCACAGTTACAAGAAAGGCTTACTTTACAAATTAGTCAAAAACTCCAAGAAGAATTACAAACAGAGGATGTAGCTGTTGTCATTCAAATGAAACACCTATGTGTCCTAGCTAGAGGGATTGAAGATCATATGAGCGAAGTCGAAACCCATATCCTGCAAGGCTGTTTTGAGTCTAATCCTGCAATTCGAGATACATTTTTGCTAAGCATTAAGCAAGAGTCTAAAATCTAAAAGTGATGCAATACTTTTTTCTTTTCTAAAAACTAAAAAACTTGGGAGAGTATGTAAGCCGGATTCTGTCTTCTTTATGAGATAAAGAATAGCAATCATTCTTCTAGGAACTTTGTCACCAAAGCCCTCAAGCGACTGATAAAAAGGACTTTTGCGCGGAGAACGCATCCTTTTATGTCTTGCTTTGGATAGGGTTTACATCATCTTGAGTTACCTCAAGCATGCTCGACTCTACAAATCGAGATTTTCAGCCTTCCCAAATACATTGGCGGTATGTTTTCTGTTGCACTTTCCGTAGCTTCACAGCCCCCAGTCTTTCACTGGTATCCTCTCCTAAAAAGTCCGGACTTTCCTCTCCTCTTACTTAATGAATAAGAGCAGCGATTGCCTTCCTCTCCCAAGTAAACATAATAAAAAAAAACTATTCTTATGTATTCGCCACTGTTCTACGTCGACGACGACGTGATGATGTGAGCTCTTCTGTTTCTGTTTCACCTTCCTGCCAATAAAGAATTCTCGAACAATGCTCGCAAAAAACAATTCTCTCTCCTTTTCTGACAAGATTTTCGTGTTGAGGAGTCAATAGAATATGACAGCCACTACATGTACGATTCTCGATTGGGACAATCACTCGATCCCATTTATTTTTTAAAAGACGTTCATAGATCTCAAAAAGTTCAGAAGGAATAGTTTTTTTCATAGCTCTACTCTTCTCTAAAATCGCACGTCCTTCTTGGTTAATTTTATCAATACCCTCATGAATTTCTTTCTCGATCATCTTACTATTATCTTGAGTTGTTTGAAGATTTTCCATCAGAGCAATCAAAAGATCCTCCTCAACAGCTAGTTTGTCCATTAAGTCACTTAATCGATATTCAATTGCACTTTTCTCCCGCCCAGCAGATGTCATCTCCTGAGTAAGAGCATTAAATTCATCCATTTTTTTCACTGCAGCTTGTTGAGATTCTAATTTAGTGACCCTACTTTGTATTTCTTTAATTTGGGTTTCTCCCATACGGATGTCTTTCTTAAGATTGGTAATCTCTACTTCTTTATTATTGACTTGTTTCTGAATATCACTCTTTAGTTCATGAATTTTATTCAACTCTTTTTGTCTTTCTTTTTTGACACGCATGAGGCGAATCATATTAATGTCAAGTTCTTGAATATTAAGAATAGTCTGAAATGACTCGTCCATTATGAATTCCTGAAATTAAGAAGTTAAGGCAGGATTTTAGTGATTATTCACAAAAATATCAATAAAAAAAACACGATACATTTGATAAATTTAAATTTAATATTTATATCTACAATCAGGATATAATGGAAAGAAAGCAAACTATAACCCGAGTATTCATTCAATTTGGACAAGATGTCTCTAAAGAACTCTATTTGAGGGGGGAAGGTATTCCTGATTTGAGTTGGGAAAAAGGAATCAAAATCAAACATATCAGTCCTCATGAATGGGTTTTTGAGACAAATACAATTTTCTCCTCAGGTTTATTCAAAGTGCTGATCAATGATGAAATCTATGAGCTTGGTGAGAATCATCCTATCTATCCAGGGGCTTCTATTCGTATTAATCCTAAATTCCCTAAAACGCATTGACTTTTTGCTCTTTGGGATGAATAATTTTAAAACAATGAAAAATCTTCTCGAAAGGTATTTAAAACAAACAAAAGATAGACAATCTGATGTGATTGCTTATCTAGCTGCTCTCGATCATCTCCAGACAGTCTCACCTACGATAACTGAGGCGATTCTCAAAGAATTACAAGATCAAAGGAGTCATCTTAAGTTAATTGCTTCAGAAAATTATTCTTCTCTTTCAGTTCAACTTGCTATGGGTAATCTTCTGACTGATAAATACTGTGAAGGATATCCCTATCATCGTTTCTATGCGGGTTGTGAAAATATAGACACTATTGAAATGGAGTCGATTGAACTAGCTAAACAACTATTTGAAGCAGACCATGCTTATGTCCAACCCCATTCAGGAGCTGATGCAAACCTCGTCGCTTTTTGGGCAATTCTTACTGAGCGTATTCAACATCCATTTTTACAAAAAATGGAAACAAAAAATTTAGAAGCTCTCTCAGCTGATGAATTCGAAAAATTACGTACTCTGCTCTGTAATCAATCTTTTCTAGACTTTCTATTCTGGGGTCATCTAACACATGGGATTTCGGCAAAATATCTCAGCAAAATGATGCGCGCCTATCTCTATGAAGTTGGTCCTCTTAACAGGGTACCCTCAATTATGATCGGATTGAAAACGGCAGGCAAAAAAGAGGTCAAACCTTTGATTCACTGCTGGATATTCAGCCTATCCCTGCCATATTAATTTTGCAAAGTCGCGTGAAAATTGCCGATGAGGTAGGGGCGACTTTCAGCGGCAGACATGTCTCATTTTGCTGGGTTGGTTGCAGGTAAGGCATTTCAAGATGAGGCCAATCCAGTAAAATATGCACATATCTTAACCTCTACTACTCATAAAACCCCTTCGAGGACCCGTGGTGGATTGATTATGTGAAAAATCCTGAAGCGGATAGTGTAAATAAAGGATGTCCACATGTGCTTGGAGGTCCTCTTCCTCATGTAATTGCAGCGAAAGCGATTGCTTTTCAAGAAGCTCATTCA contains:
- the folE gene encoding GTP cyclohydrolase I FolE; the protein is MNSKEKKNLIAFHIRKIIDILGLDTNDPSIDQTPNRVAKMYVDEVFSGLDPANYPKMSFHQGQSNSKMVLIKNISLISFCEHHLVPMIGIGHISYLPKMGVLGLSSLHRIVRFYAKQPQLQERLTLQISQKLQEELQTEDVAVVIQMKHLCVLARGIEDHMSEVETHILQGCFESNPAIRDTFLLSIKQESKI
- a CDS encoding zinc ribbon domain-containing protein, with translation MDESFQTILNIQELDINMIRLMRVKKERQKELNKIHELKSDIQKQVNNKEVEITNLKKDIRMGETQIKEIQSRVTKLESQQAAVKKMDEFNALTQEMTSAGREKSAIEYRLSDLMDKLAVEEDLLIALMENLQTTQDNSKMIEKEIHEGIDKINQEGRAILEKSRAMKKTIPSELFEIYERLLKNKWDRVIVPIENRTCSGCHILLTPQHENLVRKGERIVFCEHCSRILYWQEGETETEELTSSRRRRRRTVANT